A window of Shewanella mesophila contains these coding sequences:
- a CDS encoding DUF3581 domain-containing protein, whose product MFLSPYFQKELQLVSVSALQASEFAKGVAQDFNPIHDVAAKRFCVPGDLLFALVLGQYGLSQKMSFSFEGMVGGGVKLVFPDSVGDSFTIFDDKQKQYLSVERSGASTLCDVQTESFIRSYVAFSGLNFTHVLVPMMRTHGVMINPARPLVIYESMSFDLTTLDFNHIDLSLVEQHLEIDGKRGDVTLKFELHCGDKLIGTGRKTLVLSGLRPLEEDGLNEMVERYEARRVDYLGA is encoded by the coding sequence ATGTTTCTAAGTCCTTATTTTCAAAAAGAACTACAACTTGTTTCTGTCTCGGCCCTGCAAGCGAGTGAGTTTGCTAAAGGCGTGGCGCAAGACTTTAATCCCATCCATGATGTCGCGGCCAAGCGCTTCTGTGTCCCAGGTGATCTGCTATTTGCCTTAGTATTGGGTCAATATGGCTTGAGCCAGAAGATGAGCTTTAGCTTTGAAGGTATGGTTGGTGGTGGGGTTAAACTCGTTTTCCCCGATAGCGTAGGCGATAGTTTTACGATTTTTGATGATAAACAGAAACAGTATTTAAGTGTCGAACGCAGTGGTGCTAGCACCTTGTGTGACGTTCAGACCGAGTCATTTATCCGCAGCTACGTGGCTTTTTCTGGGCTTAACTTTACTCATGTATTAGTGCCTATGATGCGCACACATGGGGTGATGATAAACCCTGCTAGGCCATTGGTGATCTATGAGAGTATGTCGTTTGATCTAACCACTCTCGATTTTAACCATATCGACCTGTCCTTAGTGGAACAACACTTAGAAATCGACGGTAAGCGCGGTGATGTGACACTCAAATTTGAGTTGCATTGTGGCGATAAGCTCATTGGAACAGGTCGTAAAACCTTAGTGTTAAGTGGTCTGCGACCACTCGAAGAAGATGGACTAAATGAGATGGTTGAGCGCTATGAAGCGCGCCGAGTTGACTATCTAGGGGCTTAA